A DNA window from Leptospira weilii contains the following coding sequences:
- a CDS encoding FecR family protein produces the protein MKKISVILIVVCVSGLSIYCGKKQSNRTKGAITFVKGEVSVQRGDQNLKATVTQEILNGDIVITGTKSVASLVFGENSYLIEIQSDSRFQVKEETDEKAFFQDKGSTWILTNKLVKGERMSLHTPTTTAGVRGTKFYTSVYGDMTFICHCEGHIELENRQNHTKKINDSDYLSVTKGDKTIYITPGDLQKLNVPYVHNHSEIENSPVGAQNKMTLEQFQVVYELAKKKLESL, from the coding sequence ATGAAAAAAATATCGGTGATACTGATTGTCGTCTGTGTAAGTGGGTTAAGTATTTATTGTGGTAAAAAACAATCGAATCGAACAAAGGGGGCGATTACTTTTGTAAAAGGAGAAGTTTCCGTTCAAAGAGGAGATCAAAACTTAAAGGCGACCGTTACTCAGGAGATCTTAAATGGAGATATAGTCATTACAGGGACTAAGTCCGTAGCTTCGCTTGTTTTCGGTGAAAATTCCTACTTGATTGAAATTCAATCGGATTCCCGATTTCAAGTAAAGGAAGAGACCGATGAAAAAGCCTTTTTTCAGGACAAAGGAAGTACTTGGATCCTAACGAACAAATTAGTAAAAGGGGAGAGAATGAGTCTCCATACTCCGACAACAACTGCGGGAGTGAGAGGAACGAAATTTTATACTTCGGTCTACGGAGATATGACGTTTATCTGTCATTGTGAGGGTCATATAGAATTGGAAAACAGGCAAAATCATACTAAAAAAATCAACGATTCCGATTATTTATCCGTAACAAAAGGGGATAAAACGATTTATATTACTCCGGGAGATTTACAAAAATTGAATGTTCCTTACGTGCACAATCACAGTGAAATCGAAAATTCACCGGTAGGCGCGCAAAACAAAATGACACTCGAACAGTTTCAGGTCGTATATGAGTTGGCAAAAAAGAAATTGGAGTCCCTCTAA